A window from Pangasianodon hypophthalmus isolate fPanHyp1 chromosome 16, fPanHyp1.pri, whole genome shotgun sequence encodes these proteins:
- the acap3a gene encoding arf-GAP with coiled-coil, ANK repeat and PH domain-containing protein 3 has product MTVDFEDCLKDSPRFRANIDEVETEVVEIEAKLDKLVKLCSGMIEAGKAYVSANKLFVNGIRDLSQQCKKDEMISECLEKCSESLQEIVNYHMILFDQAQRSVKQQLHNFVKEDVRKFKETKKHFDKVREDLEIAQVKNAQAPRNKLHEVEEATSTLNVTRKCYRHLALDYVLQINVLQAKKKFEILDAMLSFMHAQYSLFQQGFNLLDEIDPYMKKLAAELDQLVIDSAMEKRDMEHKHATIQQRTLLQDFAYDDPKVEFNVDAPNGVVMEGYLFKRASNAFKTWNRRWFSIQNSQLVYQKKLKDSLTVVVEDLRLCSVKPCEDIERRFCFEVVSPSKSCMLQAESEKLRQAWIQAVQASIASAYRESPDSYYTERLDRTASPSTSSIDSASEPRERSVRAESVLQRVQCVPGNDVCCDCGQADPRWASINLGILLCIECSGIHRSLGVHCSKVRSLTLDSWEPELLKLMCELGNSVINHIYEGTCEERGMKKPGANSPRQEKEAWIRAKYVEKKFLKKMATAEALMSSERKSERRWAAKKCRRHNSATTVPKHRRKYRQDPSSGSLCSASTALERKFRRDSLFCPDELDSLFSYFDTSSGPRSLSSDSGLGGSSDGSTDVLLFGSVVDSVTEEECEVSEDSSGEVELEPEASDPEDVRELHPGALLYKACQARNLPIMAEALAHGAEVNSVNEEDEGKSPLIQAVIGGSLIACEFLLQNGADVNQRDLKGRGPLHHATYLGHTGQVCLFLKRGATQNDGDDDGQDPLSIAVQAANADIVTLLRLARMNEEMRESEGPLGQPGDTTYLDIFREFSHMASHNPEKLKRRSIHFRHSFR; this is encoded by the exons GAATGTCTGGAGAAGTGCAGCGAGAGTCTGCAGGAGATAGTGAACTACCACATG ATCCTGTTTGACCAGGCACAGAGATCTGTGAAGCAGCAGTTGCACAACTTTGTCAAAGA ggatgTGCGGAAGTTTAAAGAAACGAAAAAGCACTTCGATAAGGTGCGTGAGGACCTGGAGATCGCTCAGGTGAAGAACGCTCAGGCCCCAAGGAACAAGCTGCACGAGGTGGAGGAGGCCACCAGCACCCTCAACGTCACCCGCAAGTGCTACCGCCATCTAGCACTGGACTACGttctgcag ATCAACGTCCTTCAGGCCAAGAAGAAATTTGAGATCCTAGATGCA ATGCTGTCGTTCATGCACGCTCAGTACTCGCTCTTTCAGCAGGGTTTTAATCTGCTAGATGAGATCGACCCCTACATGAAGAAGCTGGCAGCAGAG cTGGACCAGCTGGTGATTGATTCAGCGATGGAGAAAAGAGACATGGAGCACAAACACGCTACGATACAACAGCGG ACTCTTCTACAG GACTTTGCCTACGATGACCCGAAGGTGGAGTTCAACGTGGACGCTCCCAACGGAGTGGTGATGGAGGGCTACCTGTTCAAACGGGCCAGCAACGCCTTCAAAACGTGGAACAG GCGGTGGTTCTCCATCCAGAACAGTCAGCTGGTGTATCAGAAGAAGCTGAAG GACTCACTGACTGTGGTAGTAGAGGACCTGAGACTGTGTTCGGTCAAACCCTGTGAGGACATCGAGAGGAGGTTCTGCTTTGAAGTGGTGTCTCCTTCCAA GAGCTGTATGCTGCAGGCTGAGTCAGAGAAACTCAGACAGGCCTGGATCCAAGCAGTGCAGGCCAGCATCGCCTCAGCCTACAGAGAGAGTCCAGACAGCTACTACACTGAG CGTCTGGACCGGACAGCGTCTCCCTCCACCAGCAGCATCGACTCGGCCAGCGAGCCGCGAGAGCGCAGCGTAAGGGCCGAAAGCGTGCTGCAGAGGGTGCAGTGTGTGCCAGGCAACGATGTGTGCTGCGACTGTGGCCAAGCCGATCCACGCTGGGCCAGCATCAACCTGGGCATCCTGCTCTGCATCGAGTGCTCTGGGatacacag GAGTTTGGGGGTGCACTGCTCCAAAGTCCGCTCTCTCACCCTGGACTCATGGGAACCTGAGCTACTCAag TTGATGTGCGAGCTGGGCAACAGTGTTATAAACCACATCTACGAGGGCACGTGTGAGGAACGGGGCATGAAGAAGCCAGGAGCCAACAGCCCCAG GCAAGAGAAAGAGGCGTGGATTCGAGCCAAGTACGTGGAAAAGAAGTTCCTAAAGAAGATGGCAACAGCGGAAGCCCTGATGAGCAGCGAGAGAAAGTCAGAGAGGCGGTGGGCTGCAAAAAAGTGTCGACGCCACAACAGCGCCACCACCGTGCCCAAACACCGGCGGAAATACAGACAGGATCCCAGCTCGGGTTCCCTCTGCTCAG CCAGCACCGCTTTGGAGAGAAAGTTCAGGCGAGATTCGCTCTTCTGTCCTGATGAACTGGACTCCCTGTTCTCCTACTTTGACACCAGCTCAGGGCCTCGCA GTCTCAGCAGCGACAGCGGCCTGGGCGGTAGCAGTGACGGCAGCACTGACGTCCTTCTGTTCGGCTCGGTGGTGGACAGCGTCACCGAGGAGG agtgtgaAGTGTCAGAGGACTCAAGTGGAGAGGTGGAGCTGGAGCCGGAGGCGTCAGACCCGGAGGATGTGCGTGAGCTGCATCCAGGCGCACTGCTCTATAAAGCCTGCCAGGCTCGTAACCTGCCCATCATGGCTGAAGCACTGGCACACGGCGCTGAAGTCAACTCAGTCAATGAGGAGGACGAGGGCAAGAGCCCGCTCATACAGGCCGTGATCGGA GGCTCTTTAATAGCATGTGAGTTTCTGCTACAAAACGGTGCAGACGTCAACCAAAGAGACCTAAAAGGAAGGGGCCCGTTACACCATGCTACGTATTTAGGGCACACAGG GCAGGTGTGTTTGTTCCTGAAACGAGGAGCCACACAGAACGACGGAGATGATGACGGTCAGGATCCTCTCAGTATCGCGGTGCAGGCCGCCAACGCCGACATCGTCACTCT gctGCGTCTGGCTCGGATGAATGAGGAGATGAGGGAGTCGGAGGGGCCGTTGGGACAGCCAG GCGACACGACGTATCTGGACATCTTCCGCGAGTTTTCCCACATGGCATCTCACAACCCTGAGAAGCTAAAGCGCAGGAGCATTCACTTTCGCCACTCCTTCAGGTAA